The following are encoded together in the Candidatus Atribacteria bacterium ADurb.Bin276 genome:
- a CDS encoding Ribbon-helix-helix protein, copG family: MIAVRVPEEIEKRLEKLAHQTGRSKTFYVREAILRHLEDLEDTYIAIDRLEKPGRRWTMEEIEQGADLVED, translated from the coding sequence ATGATTGCCGTTCGAGTCCCTGAAGAAATTGAAAAGCGCTTAGAAAAGCTTGCCCATCAAACTGGCAGGAGCAAGACTTTCTATGTCCGTGAAGCAATCCTCCGCCATCTTGAGGATTTAGAGGATACCTATATTGCCATCGATCGTCTTGAAAAGCCGGGTCGACGTTGGACTATGGAAGAGATAGAACAAGGGGCCGACCTTGTGGAAGATTGA
- the relG_1 gene encoding Toxin RelG codes for MWKIEWDDAARKELRHLGHTEQKKILNFLRDRISTLEDPRNSGKPLTGNKMGLWRYRLGDYRIVCKIYDQELLVLVLKVGHRKKVYR; via the coding sequence TTGTGGAAGATTGAGTGGGATGATGCAGCTAGAAAAGAGCTGCGTCATCTAGGTCATACTGAGCAGAAAAAAATCCTTAATTTTCTTCGCGATCGCATTTCTACACTAGAAGATCCTCGCAATTCGGGAAAACCACTTACTGGTAATAAAATGGGACTATGGCGCTATCGGCTTGGTGATTATCGAATCGTTTGCAAAATTTATGATCAAGAGCTTCTTGTGCTAGTTTTAAAGGTTGGGCATCGGAAAAAGGTTTATCGGTAA